The following proteins are co-located in the Triticum aestivum cultivar Chinese Spring chromosome 1A, IWGSC CS RefSeq v2.1, whole genome shotgun sequence genome:
- the LOC123055503 gene encoding AAA-ATPase ASD, mitochondrial: protein MEAIAGDVHAHGYGWAGVWSAAASLIFLWSMVQQHLPAQLEEYLAALSRRLQAAITPYVTISIDEHVPASFGRSEAYLAAEAYLSATCASAARRLRADLAADSDRMSVAVDDHEEVADDFRGAKLWWRKTKTLPRGNVISWSAHEEERRTYCLTFHRRHRGLVDALYLPHVLAEGRAATVRNRQRRLFTNNPSSDWSGYDARVWSHVKLEHPSTFATLGMHPDKKRDIIDDLDMFRDGKDYYASVGKAWKRGYLLFGPPGTGKSTMIAAMAKYLDYDVYDLELTSVKNNTELRRLFIETKGKSIIVVEDIDCSLDLTGKRKKKKKKPNKKKSKSGDKKKKAPPAPGAGKDEENKVTLSGLLNFIDGLWSACGGERIIVFTTNHKEKLDPALIRRGRMDVHIEMSYCCFESFKVLAKNYLHVDDHELFHEIRQLLGAVNMTPADVAENLMPKSKKKDVDTSLARLVKALKEAKEEALAKALAGAEHEEGAEDDDEEEDDSSSSSEEEENGKKKEE, encoded by the coding sequence ATGGAGGCGATCGCCGGCGACGTCCACGCCCACGGCTACGGCTGGGCCGGGGTGTGGTCGGCGGCGGCCAGCCTCATCTTCCTCTGGTCCATGGTGCAGCAGCACCTCCCCGCCCAGCTCGAGGAGTACCTCGCCGCCCTCTCCCGCCGCCTCCAGGCGGCCATCACCCCCTACGTCACCATCTCCATCGACGAGCACGTCCCCGCCTCCTTCGGCCGCAGCGAGGCCTACCTCGCCGCCGAGGCCTACCTCAGCGCcacctgcgcctccgccgcccgccgcctccgcgccgaccTCGCCGCCGACAGCGACCGCATGAGCGTCGCCGTCGACGACCACGAGGAGGTCGCCGACGACTTCCGCGGCGCCAAGCTCTGGTGGCGCAAGACCAAGACGCTCCCCCGCGGCAACGTCATCAGCTGGTCCGCGCACGAGGAGGAGCGCCGCACCTACTGCCTCAccttccaccgccgccaccgcggccTCGTCGACGCGCTCTACCTCCCGCACGTCCTCGCCGAGGGCCGCGCCGCCACCGTCAGGAACCGCCAGCGCCGCCTCTTCACCAACAACCCCAGCAGCGACTGGTCCGGCTACGACGCGCGCGTCTGGAGCCACGTCAAGCTCGAGCACCCCTCCACCTTCGCCACGCTCGGCATGCACCCGGACAAGAAGCGGGACATCATCGACGACCTCGACATGTTCCGCGACGGCAAGGACTACTACGCCTCCGTCGGCAAGGCGTGGAAGCGCGGCTACCTGCTCTTCGGGCCCCCCGGCACCGGCAAGTCCACCATGATCGCCGCCATGGCAAAGTACCTGGACTACGACGTGTACGACCTGGAGCTGACGTCGGTGAAGAACAACACCGAGCTGCGGAGGCTCTTCATAGAGACCAAGGGCAAGTCCATCATCGTCGTTGAGGACATCGACTGCTCCCTCGACCTCACCGGCaagcgcaagaagaagaagaagaaaccaaacaagaagaagagcaagagcgGCGACAAAAAGAAGAAGGCCCCGCCGGCGCCAGGCGCCGGCAAGGACGAAGAAAACAAGGTGACGCTGTCGGGGTTGCTCAATTTCATCGACGGGCTGTGGTCGGCATGCGGCGGCGAGCGGATCATCGTGTTCACCACCAACCACAAGGAGAAGCTGGACCCGGCACTGATCCGGCGGGGCAGGATGGACGTGCACATCGAGATGTCATACTGCTGCTTCGAGTCCTTCAAGGTGCTCGCCAAGAACTACCTGCACGTCGACGACCACGAGCTCTTCCATGAAATCCGGCAACTTCTAGGGGCGGTCAATATGACCCCGGCCGACGTGGCCGAGAACCTGATGCCCAAGTCCAAAAAGAAGGATGTGGACACCTCCCTGGCCAGGCTGGTCAaagcgctcaaggaagcaaaggaggAAGCGTTGGCCAAAGCACTGGCCGGGGCAGAGCACGAAGAGGGAGCcgaagatgatgacgaggaggaagatgacagcaGCAGCTCGAGCGAAGAGGAGGAAAAtgggaagaaaaaagaagagtag